One Romboutsia sp. 13368 genomic window carries:
- a CDS encoding ABC transporter ATP-binding protein gives MHGHGGGGSHEKAKDFKGTMKKLINYLSPYKFAILLVIVFAIGSSVFNIVGPKILGNATTKIFEGLVSKVSNSGGGIDFDGILKTLTMLASLYVISSIFSFIQTFITSDISQKVSYNLRKSISEKINKLPLNYYDKKTNGEVLSRVTNDIDAISQNLNQILSQMITAATTLIGVLVMMLSISVTMTLVSLVVIPLSLIMMMFVVKKSQKHFRAQQEFLGHTNGHIEEMYSGHNIMKAFNGEDKAIEEFDKLSDTLYNSAWKSQFLSGMMMPIMTFIGNLGYVIVAIMGGFLAIRNKIQVGDILAFIQYVKSFMQPISQTAQIANVMQQTAAAAERVFEFLEEEEIEEDVANPVSTENVEGAVQFENVKFGYTEDKIIINDFSINIKPGQKVAIVGPTGAGKTTIVKLLMRFYELNSGNILIDGHNYRDFTRNELRKMFGMVLQDTWLFNGSIMENIRYGRLDASDEEVIEAAKLAHADHFIKTLADGYNMEINEEANNISQGQKQLLTIARAILSNPKILILDEATSSVDTRTEVLIQQAMENLMEGRTSFIIAHRLSTIKNADVILVMKDGDIVEQGSHEELLKAKGFYSELYNSQFEEEVC, from the coding sequence ATGCATGGTCATGGTGGAGGAGGTAGCCATGAAAAGGCTAAGGACTTCAAAGGGACTATGAAAAAGCTAATAAACTATTTAAGCCCATATAAATTCGCTATATTATTAGTTATAGTATTTGCTATAGGTAGTTCTGTATTTAATATAGTAGGGCCTAAGATATTAGGTAATGCAACTACTAAAATATTTGAAGGATTAGTTAGTAAAGTAAGTAATAGCGGTGGCGGTATAGATTTTGATGGTATATTAAAAACTTTAACTATGCTTGCAAGTTTATATGTTATAAGTTCGATATTCTCATTTATTCAAACTTTTATAACATCAGATATATCTCAAAAAGTATCTTACAACTTAAGAAAATCTATATCTGAAAAAATAAATAAATTACCTCTTAATTACTATGATAAAAAAACTAATGGAGAGGTTTTATCTAGAGTAACAAATGACATAGATGCAATAAGTCAAAACTTAAATCAAATATTATCACAAATGATAACAGCGGCAACTACTCTTATTGGGGTTTTAGTAATGATGTTATCTATAAGTGTTACAATGACATTAGTTAGTTTAGTTGTAATACCTTTATCTTTAATAATGATGATGTTTGTTGTTAAAAAATCTCAAAAACACTTTAGAGCACAACAAGAGTTTTTAGGTCATACAAATGGTCATATAGAAGAAATGTATAGTGGACACAATATAATGAAAGCATTCAATGGAGAAGATAAAGCTATTGAAGAGTTTGATAAGTTAAGTGATACATTATACAACTCAGCTTGGAAGTCACAGTTCTTATCAGGTATGATGATGCCGATAATGACATTCATAGGAAACTTAGGATATGTAATAGTTGCTATAATGGGTGGTTTCTTAGCTATAAGAAATAAAATACAAGTTGGGGATATACTTGCATTTATCCAATATGTAAAATCATTTATGCAACCTATTTCTCAAACTGCTCAAATAGCGAACGTAATGCAACAAACAGCAGCWGCGGCAGAAAGAGTATTTGAATTCTTAGAAGAAGAAGAAATAGAAGAAGACGTAGCTAATCCTGTATCAACTGAAAATGTTGAAGGTGCTGTACAATTTGAAAATGTTAAATTTGGATATACTGAAGATAAAATAATAATAAATGATTTTTCTATTAATATAAAGCCAGGTCAAAAAGTAGCTATAGTTGGACCAACTGGTGCTGGTAAAACTACTATTGTTAAGTTACTTATGAGATTCTATGAATTAAATAGTGGTAATATATTAATTGATGGTCATAATTATAGAGACTTTACAAGAAATGAACTTAGAAAAATGTTTGGTATGGTTTTACAAGATACTTGGCTATTTAATGGAAGTATAATGGAAAACATACGTTATGGTAGACTAGATGCAAGTGATGAAGAAGTAATAGAAGCTGCTAAACTTGCTCATGCAGATCACTTTATAAAAACATTAGCTGATGGATACAATATGGAAATAAACGAAGAGGCTAATAATATATCTCAAGGTCAAAAGCAGTTATTAACTATAGCAAGAGCTATACTTTCTAACCCTAAAATATTAATATTAGATGAAGCAACAAGTTCTGTAGATACTCGTACAGAGGTATTAATACAACAAGCTATGGAGAACCTTATGGAAGGTAGAACAAGCTTTATAATAGCTCATAGATTATCTACTATAAAAAATGCAGATGTAATATTAGTAATGAAAGATGGAGATATAGTAGAACAAGGTAGTCATGAAGAATTATTAAAAGCAAAAGGATTCTATAGTGAACTATATAACAGTCAATTTGAAGAAGAAGTATGTTAA
- a CDS encoding conjugated bile salt MFS transporter: MNNSQVSKKKKIQTGWRILIACMLVQAIPYCIVGNTQALYMYPVMQAKGFTVQQFSLIFTIGTLVPALIGPFIGGIYNKVNLKMFYLFGGILLGGGFMTFSIADKLWQFYAIAAVVQVGSSIISGIGVPLIINAWFDEAGKGKAMGLAFAGGSIGNVFLQQLVVGTISSRGYAHSYFVFGLVALIAIIPIALFMIRLPKNESEIVKGKVENKEEKKTSSIDISYTLKEAQKNKYFWIMGIGLFFVGIYVSAYAVQYAAYFQGELKISASTIATTGSLFALASLFGNLVGGMLFDKLGILKTLFIGSVAVIGSGVALLMAGNSPIFAHIHSILKGLAMFVYMMGPAYMVGSFFGNKEYGAILGLINLNFAIGFCLGSALFGVFVAAVGYNATWIGILVCVVLAFASLIIAANGMTKLNKERLAKMQNGDSNKIA; encoded by the coding sequence ATGAATAATTCACAAGTTAGTAAAAAGAAAAAAATCCAAACAGGATGGCGGATACTTATAGCATGTATGCTTGTTCAAGCTATACCTTATTGTATAGTAGGTAATACACAAGCATTATATATGTACCCAGTAATGCAAGCAAAAGGATTTACGGTACAACAATTCTCATTAATATTTACAATAGGTACATTAGTTCCAGCTTTAATAGGACCATTCATAGGTGGTATATATAACAAAGTAAACTTAAAGATGTTCTACTTATTTGGTGGTATATTACTAGGTGGAGGATTTATGACATTCTCTATAGCTGATAAGTTATGGCAATTCTATGCAATAGCTGCAGTAGTTCAAGTTGGATCAAGTATAATATCTGGTATAGGAGTACCTTTAATAATAAATGCTTGGTTTGATGAAGCAGGTAAAGGTAAAGCAATGGGATTAGCATTTGCAGGTGGATCTATAGGTAACGTATTCTTACAACAATTAGTTGTTGGAACTATAAGTTCAAGAGGTTATGCACATTCATACTTTGTATTTGGTTTAGTAGCATTAATAGCTATAATACCAATAGCATTATTTATGATAAGACTTCCTAAGAATGAAAGTGAAATAGTTAAAGGTAAAGTTGAAAATAAAGAAGAAAAGAAAACTTCTTCAATAGATATATCATATACATTAAAAGAAGCACAAAAAAATAAGTACTTCTGGATAATGGGAATAGGATTATTCTTTGTAGGTATATATGTATCTGCTTATGCAGTACAATATGCAGCATATTTCCAAGGTGAATTAAAAATATCAGCATCTACAATAGCTACAACAGGTTCATTATTTGCTTTAGCATCATTATTTGGTAACTTAGTTGGTGGTATGCTATTTGATAAATTAGGTATATTAAAAACTTTATTTATAGGATCAGTAGCAGTAATAGGATCAGGTGTTGCATTATTAATGGCTGGAAATTCACCAATATTTGCACATATACACTCTATATTAAAAGGTTTAGCAATGTTCGTTTATATGATGGGACCAGCTTACATGGTAGGTTCATTCTTTGGTAATAAAGAATATGGAGCTATATTAGGTTTAATAAACTTAAACTTTGCTATAGGATTCTGTTTAGGATCAGCTTTATTTGGAGTATTTGTTGCAGCAGTTGGATACAACGCAACTTGGATAGGTATATTAGTATGTGTAGTACTTGCATTTGCATCACTTATAATTGCAGCTAATGGTATGACTAAGTTAAACAAAGAAAGATTAGCAAAAATGCAAAATGGAGATTCGAATAAAATAGCTTAA
- the nifJ gene encoding pyruvate:ferredoxin (flavodoxin) oxidoreductase, giving the protein MAKVIKTMDGNTAAAYVSYAYTDVAAIFPITPSSTMAEVVDEWSAQGVKNIFNQKVSVVELQSESGASGTFHGSLQAGALTTTFTASQGLLLMIPNMYKVSGELLPGVFHVSARALASQALSIFGDHQDVMAARQTGCVMLASGSVQEVADLAAVAHLSAIKGRLPFVHFFDGFRTSHEIQKIEVLEYSDYEKLLDKQALKAFRERALLPEHPATRGTAQNPDIYFQTREAGNKYYDQIVPIVEGYMNEMSRLTGRSYGLFDYYGAPDATNILIAMGSVTETIEETIDELNSKGEKLGLIKVHLYRPFSAKHLLNAIPKTVERICVLDRTKEPGSIGEPLYLDVRAAYYDEPNAPMIIGGRYGLGSKDVPPSSIKAIFDNLSGVNPKNRFTVGIDDDVTNTSLPIDESFKLEHKDTINCKFWGLGSDGTVGANKQAIKIIGDNTNKYVQAYFAYDSKKSGGITMSHLRFGDSPIRSTYLIDNADYIACHNQSYVNQYDLLKGLKKGGTFVLNTIWNESELDTHLPAKMKNYLAKNEIKFYTVNARKIAGEIGLGNRINMIMQSAFFKLANIIPEDEATKYLKDSISKTYGKKGEKVVNMNYEAVEQGKNALVKIDIPLSWASATDSETTDIQEPEFITNILRPMNAQNGDSLPVSAFNGMEDGTFPQGTSAYEKRGIAPYVPEWILENCIQCNQCSYICPHATIRPFLLNEEELQNAPEGFETKKATGKGFDGLQYKIQVDTMDCTGCGNCADICPAKDKALVMKPLESQTEKEIPNWDYAISSVSDKGYLVEGKTVKDSQFKMPLYEFSGACAGCGEPAYIKLVTQLYGDRMMIANATGCSSIWGGSAPTTSYTVNQEGKGPSWANSLFEDNAEFGYGMHLGIKQIRNKIKDEMQELISMPEASSLKEVFENWITNMYNGEGSKEASKKVIEAIDNSQFSGKAQELIECIREKKDYLVKKSQWIVGGDGWAYDIDYGGLDHVLASGEDVNVLVFDTEIYSNTGGQASKSTPVAAMAKFAAAGKRSKKKDLGMMAMSYGNIYVAQVSMGADKNQVLKAIREAEAYDGPSLIIAYAPCISHGLKEGMGRTTANQAQAVACGYWHLYRYNPMLKEEGKNPFTLDSKEPKESFRDFLMAQVRYSAIAKQFPDVAEELFNLAEKYSKERYEGYKKLANQD; this is encoded by the coding sequence ATGGCAAAAGTAATTAAAACTATGGATGGTAATACAGCTGCAGCATATGTATCATATGCATACACTGATGTAGCTGCAATATTTCCAATAACTCCATCCTCTACTATGGCAGAAGTAGTAGATGAATGGTCTGCACAAGGTGTAAAAAATATATTTAATCAAAAAGTAAGTGTTGTAGAATTACAATCTGAATCTGGTGCATCAGGAACTTTCCATGGATCACTTCAAGCAGGGGCTCTTACTACTACTTTCACCGCATCACAAGGGTTACTTTTAATGATACCTAATATGTATAAGGTATCTGGTGAATTACTTCCTGGTGTATTCCATGTTAGTGCTCGTGCATTAGCATCCCAAGCACTTTCAATATTTGGTGACCATCAAGACGTTATGGCAGCACGTCAAACAGGATGTGTAATGCTAGCATCAGGTTCAGTTCAAGAGGTTGCAGATTTAGCAGCAGTAGCTCACTTATCTGCAATAAAAGGAAGATTACCATTTGTACATTTCTTTGATGGATTTAGAACTTCTCACGAAATACAAAAAATAGAAGTTTTAGAGTATAGTGATTATGAGAAATTACTTGATAAACAAGCACTAAAAGCATTTAGAGAAAGAGCATTATTACCAGAACATCCTGCAACTCGTGGTACTGCTCAAAACCCAGATATATATTTCCAAACAAGAGAAGCAGGGAATAAATATTATGATCAAATAGTACCGATAGTAGAAGGATATATGAATGAAATGAGTAGATTAACAGGAAGAAGCTATGGATTATTTGATTACTATGGGGCTCCTGATGCTACGAATATATTAATTGCTATGGGTTCAGTAACTGAAACTATAGAAGAAACTATAGATGAATTAAATTCTAAAGGAGAGAAATTAGGTTTAATAAAGGTTCATTTATATAGACCATTTTCAGCAAAACATTTACTAAATGCTATACCTAAGACAGTAGAAAGAATATGTGTATTAGATAGAACAAAAGAGCCAGGATCTATAGGAGAGCCACTTTATTTAGATGTAAGAGCAGCATATTATGATGAGCCAAATGCACCTATGATAATAGGTGGAAGATATGGATTAGGATCAAAAGATGTTCCTCCATCAAGTATAAAAGCTATATTTGATAATTTATCAGGTGTTAATCCCAAAAATAGATTTACAGTTGGTATAGATGATGATGTAACAAATACTTCATTACCAATTGATGAAAGCTTTAAGTTAGAACATAAAGATACTATAAATTGTAAGTTCTGGGGATTAGGATCAGATGGTACTGTAGGAGCTAACAAACAAGCTATAAAAATAATAGGAGATAATACTAATAAATATGTACAGGCATATTTTGCATATGACTCTAAAAAATCTGGTGGAATAACAATGTCTCACTTAAGATTTGGAGACTCTCCAATAAGATCAACATATTTAATAGATAATGCAGATTATATAGCTTGCCACAATCAATCTTATGTAAATCAATATGATTTATTAAAAGGTCTTAAAAAAGGTGGTACATTTGTATTAAATACTATATGGAATGAATCAGAATTAGATACTCATTTACCAGCTAAAATGAAAAATTATTTAGCTAAAAATGAAATAAAGTTCTATACAGTAAATGCTCGTAAAATAGCTGGTGAAATAGGACTTGGAAATAGAATAAATATGATAATGCAATCTGCATTCTTTAAATTAGCTAACATAATTCCTGAAGATGAAGCAACTAAGTATTTAAAAGACTCTATAAGTAAAACATATGGTAAAAAAGGTGAAAAAGTTGTTAATATGAACTATGAAGCAGTTGAACAAGGTAAAAATGCTTTAGTTAAAATAGATATACCTTTATCTTGGGCTAGTGCTACAGATTCTGAGACTACAGATATACAAGAGCCAGAATTTATAACAAATATATTAAGACCTATGAATGCACAAAATGGAGATAGTTTACCAGTAAGTGCATTTAACGGTATGGAAGATGGGACATTCCCTCAAGGAACATCAGCTTATGAAAAGCGTGGTATAGCTCCGTATGTACCAGAATGGATATTAGAAAACTGTATTCAATGTAACCAATGTTCATATATATGTCCTCATGCAACTATAAGACCATTCCTTCTAAATGAGGAAGAATTACAAAATGCGCCAGAAGGATTTGAAACTAAAAAGGCTACAGGAAAGGGATTTGATGGATTACAATATAAAATTCAAGTAGATACAATGGACTGTACAGGATGCGGAAACTGTGCTGATATATGTCCAGCTAAAGATAAGGCTTTAGTAATGAAACCTCTTGAAAGTCAAACTGAAAAAGAAATACCAAACTGGGATTATGCTATATCTAGTGTTTCAGATAAGGGTTATTTAGTAGAAGGAAAAACAGTAAAAGATTCTCAATTTAAAATGCCATTATACGAGTTCTCAGGAGCATGTGCTGGATGTGGTGAGCCTGCATATATTAAATTAGTTACTCAATTATATGGAGATAGAATGATGATAGCAAATGCTACTGGATGTTCATCTATATGGGGTGGATCAGCTCCTACAACTTCATATACTGTAAATCAAGAAGGTAAAGGTCCATCTTGGGCAAACTCATTATTTGAAGATAATGCAGAATTTGGATATGGTATGCATCTAGGTATTAAGCAAATAAGAAATAAAATAAAAGATGAAATGCAAGAATTAATATCTATGCCAGAGGCTTCTTCTTTAAAAGAAGTTTTTGAAAATTGGATAACTAATATGTATAATGGAGAAGGTTCTAAAGAAGCTAGTAAAAAAGTAATAGAAGCAATAGATAATTCTCAATTTAGTGGAAAAGCTCAAGAATTAATAGAATGTATAAGAGAGAAGAAAGATTACTTGGTTAAGAAATCTCAATGGATAGTAGGTGGAGATGGTTGGGCTTATGATATAGATTATGGAGGACTTGACCATGTACTTGCATCAGGCGAGGATGTAAATGTATTAGTATTTGATACAGAAATATACTCTAATACAGGAGGACAAGCATCAAAATCTACTCCTGTAGCAGCGATGGCTAAATTTGCAGCAGCAGGTAAGAGATCTAAGAAGAAAGATTTAGGTATGATGGCTATGAGCTATGGGAATATATATGTTGCTCAGGTTAGTATGGGTGCAGATAAAAACCAAGTATTAAAAGCTATAAGAGAAGCTGAAGCATATGATGGACCATCATTAATAATAGCTTATGCACCATGTATATCTCATGGATTAAAAGAAGGTATGGGAAGAACTACTGCTAACCAAGCTCAAGCAGTTGCTTGTGGATACTGGCACTTATATAGATATAACCCAATGTTAAAAGAAGAAGGTAAAAATCCATTTACTTTAGATTCTAAGGAACCAAAAGAAAGCTTTAGAGATTTCTTAATGGCTCAAGTAAGATATTCTGCTATAGCTAAACAATTCCCTGATGTAGCTGAAGAGTTATTTAATTTAGCTGAGAAGTACTCTAAAGAAAGATATGAAGGTTATAAAAAATTAGCAAATCAAGACTAA
- a CDS encoding MarR family winged helix-turn-helix transcriptional regulator has protein sequence MDEIKMDIIIQNFISIIPLFKKKLIHDNCGFNKSNLNHSHFQIMLTLKNKDKLPISEVAKKLVISTPNMTKLLNKLIEEDMIQRIPDEKDRRIINIKLTEKGDKYLEDKFEDVKLSLKNKFYTLPNDKLDKFNESLVTLKDVLNEISSDI, from the coding sequence ATGGATGAAATTAAAATGGATATAATTATTCAAAATTTTATAAGTATCATTCCTTTATTCAAGAAAAAACTTATACATGATAACTGCGGCTTTAACAAAAGTAACTTAAATCACTCTCATTTTCAGATAATGTTAACTTTAAAAAATAAAGATAAATTACCTATATCAGAAGTAGCAAAAAAACTTGTTATATCTACTCCTAATATGACAAAACTTTTAAACAAACTAATAGAAGAAGATATGATACAAAGAATTCCTGATGAAAAAGACCGTAGAATAATAAATATAAAATTAACTGAAAAAGGAGATAAGTATTTAGAAGATAAGTTTGAAGATGTAAAATTATCACTAAAGAATAAATTTTATACTTTGCCAAATGATAAGCTTGATAAATTTAATGAATCCTTAGTTACATTAAAAGATGTACTAAATGAAATAAGCTCAGATATTTAA
- a CDS encoding VOC family protein, with the protein MKFTFCHNNFNVLNLEKSLEFYKNALGLVETKRKVAEDGSFILVYLGDGVSTHSLELTWLRDWDRPYNLGDNEFHLALRVEDFEGAHKLHKEMGCICYENKDMGIYFIADPDNYWIEILPQNMK; encoded by the coding sequence ATGAAATTCACATTTTGTCACAATAATTTTAATGTATTAAACCTTGAAAAAAGTTTAGAATTTTATAAAAACGCATTAGGTTTAGTTGAAACAAAAAGAAAAGTAGCAGAGGATGGAAGTTTTATATTAGTATATTTAGGTGATGGAGTAAGTACACATAGTTTAGAATTAACTTGGTTAAGAGACTGGGATAGACCATATAACTTAGGTGATAATGAATTCCACTTAGCTCTTAGAGTTGAAGATTTTGAGGGTGCACATAAATTACATAAAGAAATGGGATGCATATGTTATGAAAATAAAGATATGGGGATATACTTTATAGCAGACCCAGATAATTATTGGATAGAGATATTACCACAAAATATGAAATAG
- a CDS encoding ABC transporter ATP-binding protein, whose product MTKVLKYLKPFTLSLILVIGLLVVQATCDLSLPDYTSNIVNIGIQQNGIENAVPVVIREKELDKLMIFMNDKQKQEVEKSYDLIEKSNLSKDEYDKYVKQYPLLKSEPLYKLNTDNKEDIDSLNKIMGTSLMKVSGIEMASKEGKIPNMPNGMDIFTVLENMPKEQLNQVTKEIDKQVDGLDENMLTQSSIYAVKNEYQAIGINMDKLQNNYIFKSGAIMLGVALISLVATIAVGFIGSRVAAGVGRSLRKDVFRKVVSFSNVEFDKFSTASLITRSTNDIQQIQNLTVMLVRMVFYAPILGLGGVLKVLNTDTSMAWIIGVAVVAILLVVIILFSLAIPRFKKVQKLVDKLNLVTRESLVGMLVIRAFSNQKLEEKRFDETNKELRKTNTFVNRIMSIMMPTMMLIMNMITILIVWVGAHNIDAGSMQVGDMMAFIQYSMQIIMAFLMISMLSVMLPRASVSAIRINEILSTDVAIKDSKETKDFDEDKYGEVEFKNVSFKYEDAEDNVINNINFTAKPGQTTAFIGSTGSGKSTLINLIPRFFDVTEGKILVNGVDVKDIEQHKLRDEIGYVPQKAVLFSGTIDSNIRYGAENATQEDINEAANIAQAMEFIESKPDKFETEIAQGGTNVSGGQKQRLSIARALAKKPKIFIFDDSFSALDLKTDAKLRKELKSKTKDATVLIVAQRISTILHADQIVVLDEGNVVGIGTHDELMKDCEVYNQIALSQLSKEELDNE is encoded by the coding sequence ATGACTAAAGTTTTAAAATATTTAAAACCATTTACATTATCACTTATATTAGTCATAGGACTACTAGTAGTTCAGGCAACTTGTGATTTATCTCTACCAGACTATACATCAAATATAGTAAACATAGGTATACAGCAAAATGGTATAGAAAATGCAGTACCAGTTGTTATTAGAGAAAAAGAATTAGATAAGTTAATGATTTTTATGAATGATAAACAAAAGCAAGAAGTAGAAAAATCATATGATTTAATAGAAAAAAGTAATTTAAGTAAAGATGAATATGATAAATATGTAAAGCAATATCCTTTACTAAAAAGTGAACCATTATATAAATTAAACACAGATAACAAAGAAGATATAGATAGTTTAAATAAGATAATGGGAACATCTTTAATGAAAGTATCTGGAATAGAAATGGCAAGTAAAGAAGGTAAGATACCAAATATGCCAAATGGAATGGATATTTTTACTGTACTTGAAAATATGCCTAAAGAACAATTAAATCAAGTAACAAAAGAAATAGATAAACAAGTAGATGGATTAGATGAAAATATGCTAACTCAATCATCTATATATGCAGTAAAAAATGAATACCAAGCTATAGGTATTAATATGGATAAGTTACAAAACAACTATATATTTAAATCAGGCGCAATTATGCTAGGTGTAGCACTTATAAGTTTAGTAGCTACTATAGCTGTTGGATTCATTGGATCAAGAGTTGCTGCAGGTGTAGGAAGAAGTCTTCGTAAAGATGTATTTAGAAAAGTTGTAAGTTTTTCTAATGTAGAATTTGATAAATTCTCAACTGCATCACTTATAACTCGTAGTACAAATGATATTCAACAAATACAAAACCTTACAGTAATGCTAGTAAGAATGGTGTTTTATGCACCAATACTTGGTTTAGGTGGAGTATTAAAAGTTTTAAATACTGATACATCAATGGCATGGATAATAGGCGTAGCAGTTGTTGCAATACTTTTAGTAGTTATAATATTATTTAGTTTAGCAATACCTAGATTTAAAAAAGTACAAAAACTTGTTGATAAATTAAACTTAGTAACTCGTGAATCATTAGTTGGTATGCTAGTTATAAGAGCTTTTAGTAATCAAAAACTAGAGGAAAAGAGATTTGATGAAACTAACAAAGAATTAAGAAAAACAAAYACATTTGTAAATAGAATAATGTCAATAATGATGCCTACTATGATGTTAATAATGAACATGATAACAATATTAATAGTTTGGGTAGGAGCTCATAATATTGATGCTGGATCGATGCAAGTTGGAGATATGATGGCATTTATTCAATATTCAATGCAAATAATAATGGCATTCTTAATGATATCAATGTTATCAGTTATGTTACCAAGAGCATCAGTTTCAGCTATACGTATAAATGAAATATTATCAACTGATGTAGCTATAAAAGACTCAAAGGAAACTAAAGACTTTGATGAAGATAAATACGGAGAAGTAGAGTTTAAGAATGTTTCATTTAAATATGAAGATGCAGAAGATAATGTTATAAACAATATAAACTTTACTGCAAAACCAGGTCAGACTACTGCTTTCATAGGAAGTACAGGAAGTGGTAAATCAACTTTAATAAATTTAATACCTCGTTTCTTTGATGTTACAGAAGGTAAGATTTTAGTAAATGGAGTTGATGTAAAAGATATTGAACAACATAAACTTAGAGATGAAATTGGATATGTTCCGCAAAAGGCAGTTTTATTCTCTGGAACTATAGATAGTAATATAAGGTATGGTGCAGAAAATGCTACACAAGAAGATATAAACGAAGCGGCAAATATTGCTCAAGCTATGGAATTTATAGAATCAAAACCAGATAAATTTGAAACTGAAATAGCACAAGGTGGTACAAATGTATCTGGTGGACAAAAACAAAGACTTTCAATAGCTCGTGCTTTAGCTAAAAAGCCTAAGATATTTATATTTGATGATAGTTTTTCAGCACTAGACTTAAAAACTGATGCAAAACTTAGAAAAGAGTTAAAATCAAAAACTAAAGATGCAACAGTTTTAATAGTAGCTCAAAGAATAAGTACAATACTTCATGCTGATCAAATAGTTGTTCTTGATGAAGGTAATGTTGTAGGTATAGGAACTCATGATGAGCTTATGAAAGATTGTGAAGTTTACAATCAAATAGCGCTATCTCAACTTTCAAAGGAGGAGCTAGACAATGAGTAA
- a CDS encoding PTS sugar transporter subunit IIBC, with translation MNKIITVVTNDNDCIKLLEDAGSSMNIEIRYEIQSNGKITNELSINDIKESTAVLFATDGEVEDIEKIERFIDCEYYEVEKQFIYNDAASVLKEILADLN, from the coding sequence ATGAATAAGATAATAACTGTAGTTACAAATGATAATGATTGTATAAAACTTTTAGAGGATGCTGGAAGTTCTATGAATATAGAGATAAGATACGAGATACAATCAAATGGTAAGATAACAAATGAACTTTCTATAAATGATATAAAAGAATCTACAGCAGTATTATTTGCTACAGATGGAGAAGTAGAAGATATAGAAAAGATAGAAAGATTCATAGACTGTGAGTACTATGAAGTTGAAAAGCAGTTTATATATAATGATGCAGCGTCAGTATTAAAAGAGATATTAGCAGATTTAAATTAA